From a region of the Methanolobus tindarius DSM 2278 genome:
- a CDS encoding methylated-DNA--[protein]-cysteine S-methyltransferase produces the protein MSDMTIFQAILRYFGGEIIDFSDYEVDLSELTQFQREVLEEVRKIPYGETVTYRELACRVGRERAARAVGSAVAKNPYPIIIPCHRVVSSSGIGGFCGETCGEKVELKRQMLEMEANCKRK, from the coding sequence ATGAGTGACATGACCATCTTTCAAGCCATACTGAGATATTTTGGCGGAGAGATAATTGATTTTTCAGATTATGAAGTTGACCTTTCGGAACTCACACAATTCCAGCGTGAAGTCCTTGAAGAAGTCAGAAAAATACCCTATGGTGAAACAGTAACTTACAGGGAACTGGCTTGCAGAGTTGGAAGAGAAAGGGCGGCCAGAGCTGTTGGCTCTGCTGTTGCCAAAAATCCTTATCCAATAATCATTCCCTGCCACCGTGTAGTTTCGTCTTCCGGCATTGGAGGGTTTTGTGGTGAGACCTGTGGAGAAAAGGTCGAGCTTAAAAGACAAATGCTTGAAATGGAAGCGAACTGCAAAAGAAAATAA
- a CDS encoding matrixin family metalloprotease codes for MSRTNLIIKILIVTVLLALAFEGMRHTDYNEPVIASQPWDHSPITVYIDDTDLPEHYSPSYREDVLNALAYWENGGNGQLDFQPEFQVVEVDNADILIMWVDNLEKDAGSANGIAGFTRPYIANGQYERVDIVLETGNYEGYAWRQYGDSSMEDIAAHELGHALGLGHSDDRNDIMYPKYDRSENLNPLLFNSTRYLLLALLIGAAILVSYHGTGWLRYKKQRKKLEDDVFKDTGGEEKNE; via the coding sequence ATGAGCAGAACGAACCTGATCATAAAAATACTCATAGTTACTGTTTTGCTGGCTCTTGCTTTTGAGGGTATGCGACATACAGATTATAACGAACCTGTTATAGCGTCACAACCGTGGGACCACAGCCCCATTACAGTTTACATTGACGACACCGATTTACCGGAGCATTACAGCCCCAGTTACAGGGAAGACGTACTGAATGCCCTTGCATACTGGGAAAATGGAGGAAACGGACAGCTTGATTTCCAGCCCGAATTCCAGGTTGTTGAAGTAGATAATGCTGACATATTGATTATGTGGGTAGATAATCTCGAAAAGGATGCAGGTTCAGCAAATGGAATCGCAGGATTTACAAGGCCATACATCGCAAACGGTCAATATGAAAGAGTGGATATTGTCCTTGAAACCGGAAACTATGAAGGTTATGCATGGAGACAATACGGCGACAGTTCCATGGAAGATATAGCCGCACATGAACTTGGACACGCACTTGGACTTGGGCACAGTGACGACAGAAATGACATTATGTACCCAAAATATGACCGCAGTGAAAATCTTAATCCACTGCTCTTCAATTCTACTCGTTATCTGCTTCTGGCTCTGTTGATCGGAGCAGCGATTTTAGTTTCATATCACGGAACAGGATGGCTTCGATATAAGAAACAGAGAAAAAAGCTTGAAGATGATGTATTCAAAGATACTGGCGGGGAAGAGAAAAATGAGTGA
- a CDS encoding HAD family hydrolase, whose protein sequence is MKKRVAVVFDSAGTLLHMYRVAKDMSDGSVLEDIQTTLLVAEKANRALVVMRTRFDDLWQCSPDLELREFIEMYDVSLGISCSSSPFELEDVYSIIRDNTVKIKDIYDVVSHVKGRCPEISYLAAGLVVDSQESLIPYVLSTGGKMYSSTLETIRTVRELGVDIFIASGDDSQNLQVLASSLSIPMKDVFAVATTHDKERIVKNLKNNHDIVVMVGDGMNDILALRAADIGILTSQQGDERPQVLKDSADIIIGNIIDVVNIIKNVDGYVTS, encoded by the coding sequence ATGAAAAAACGTGTTGCTGTTGTCTTTGACAGTGCCGGGACACTGTTGCATATGTATCGTGTTGCAAAGGACATGAGCGATGGCTCTGTGCTGGAAGACATACAGACAACTCTTCTTGTTGCTGAAAAAGCTAACAGGGCACTTGTGGTTATGCGCACCCGCTTTGATGATTTGTGGCAATGTTCACCCGACCTTGAGCTCAGGGAATTCATTGAGATGTATGATGTTTCTCTGGGAATAAGCTGTTCAAGCAGTCCTTTTGAGCTTGAAGATGTTTACAGTATAATTCGTGACAATACTGTGAAAATCAAAGACATCTATGACGTAGTTTCTCACGTAAAAGGGCGTTGTCCTGAGATTTCATATCTGGCAGCAGGTCTTGTTGTGGATTCTCAGGAGAGTCTGATTCCTTATGTTCTTAGCACCGGTGGAAAAATGTATTCCAGTACCCTGGAAACCATTCGGACTGTAAGAGAACTTGGTGTTGATATTTTCATAGCTTCAGGAGACGACTCCCAAAATCTTCAGGTACTTGCGTCTTCACTCTCAATCCCCATGAAAGATGTTTTTGCAGTTGCCACAACACATGATAAAGAACGTATTGTGAAAAACCTGAAAAATAACCACGATATTGTTGTCATGGTGGGCGACGGAATGAACGATATACTTGCATTGAGGGCTGCTGATATTGGAATCCTTACGTCGCAGCAGGGAGATGAACGCCCCCAGGTGTTGAAGGATTCTGCAGACATTATCATAGGCAATATCATTGATGTAGTGAACATTATAAAGAATGTGGATGGTTACGTCACTTCATAA
- the atwA gene encoding methyl coenzyme M reductase system, component A2, with protein MALFIEVKNLTLEFDGVKVLKDINLTINEGEVLGILGRSGSGKTVLMHVLRGVEEYEGISGEVIYHLARCEKCGHMEPPSKAGQQCPECGETLKPFEADFIKLSLHDGDRREITKRIAIMLQRTFALYGDDRVITNVVNSLTEVGVNSETAVSRAVELLEKVQLSHRMMHVARDLSGGEKQRVVLARQLVRDPMLLIADEPTGTLDPRTADVVHDVIAKAVKDYNMTMVITSHWSEVVEDLADKAIILEDGAIVKEGEPSEVAKDFMQMICTIEKKCDVPVGDPLIKVDNLVKKYISVSRGVVYAVNDISFDVKEGEIFGLAGTSGAGKTTTSEVLMGIVSPTSGDVQVRVGEEWVDMRKPGPECRGRAVKYMGILHQEYGLYIHRTIIDNLTESIGIDLPYELAVRKAINTLIATGFTEEKAKSILSKMSDEISEGERHRVALAQILMKEPNIIIMDEPTGTMDPFTKKEVTKSILEAREKMGDTFVIVSHDMDFLEEICDRVALMRHGKIVSVGDPKTVLAELTEEERMEAAET; from the coding sequence ATGGCATTATTCATTGAAGTCAAAAACCTGACACTTGAATTTGATGGTGTCAAAGTTCTCAAAGATATAAATCTAACCATAAACGAGGGAGAAGTTCTCGGAATCCTCGGTAGAAGTGGTTCTGGTAAAACAGTATTGATGCACGTCCTGCGTGGTGTTGAAGAGTACGAAGGCATTAGTGGAGAAGTAATATACCATCTTGCAAGATGCGAGAAGTGCGGACACATGGAGCCGCCAAGCAAAGCGGGACAGCAGTGTCCTGAATGTGGTGAAACTCTCAAACCTTTCGAAGCTGATTTCATTAAACTTTCCTTACACGATGGTGACAGACGTGAGATCACCAAAAGGATTGCTATCATGCTCCAGCGTACTTTCGCGCTTTATGGTGATGACAGGGTTATTACCAATGTGGTAAACTCACTTACAGAGGTCGGTGTTAACAGTGAAACTGCTGTTTCCCGCGCGGTGGAGTTACTGGAAAAGGTTCAGCTCTCACACCGTATGATGCACGTGGCACGTGATCTTAGTGGTGGAGAAAAGCAGAGAGTAGTACTCGCCCGTCAGCTTGTAAGAGACCCAATGCTTCTCATTGCAGACGAGCCAACCGGTACACTTGACCCAAGGACTGCTGATGTGGTCCATGATGTTATTGCAAAGGCAGTAAAAGACTACAACATGACAATGGTCATTACTTCCCACTGGTCAGAAGTAGTTGAAGACCTTGCAGACAAGGCTATCATTCTTGAAGATGGTGCAATTGTAAAGGAAGGTGAACCTTCCGAAGTTGCTAAAGACTTCATGCAGATGATCTGCACTATTGAAAAGAAATGTGATGTTCCTGTAGGTGACCCGCTTATTAAAGTGGACAACCTTGTCAAGAAATATATTTCCGTAAGCAGGGGTGTTGTTTACGCCGTTAATGATATCTCCTTTGATGTAAAAGAAGGAGAAATATTCGGTCTTGCAGGTACAAGTGGTGCCGGAAAGACAACAACATCTGAAGTACTAATGGGCATTGTGTCCCCAACCAGCGGTGATGTACAGGTACGCGTTGGTGAGGAATGGGTCGACATGAGAAAACCGGGTCCTGAATGCAGGGGTCGTGCTGTCAAGTACATGGGAATACTGCACCAGGAATATGGTCTTTACATTCACAGGACTATCATCGACAACCTTACTGAATCCATAGGTATTGACCTTCCATACGAGCTTGCTGTCAGAAAGGCCATCAACACACTGATTGCAACCGGATTTACTGAGGAGAAGGCAAAATCTATATTATCAAAGATGTCAGATGAGATTAGTGAAGGTGAAAGGCACAGGGTTGCACTTGCCCAGATCCTGATGAAGGAACCTAATATCATTATAATGGATGAACCAACGGGAACAATGGACCCGTTCACAAAGAAAGAGGTTACAAAATCTATTCTGGAAGCACGTGAGAAAATGGGTGATACATTCGTTATCGTATCTCACGATATGGACTTCCTAGAAGAGATATGTGACCGCGTAGCTCTTATGAGGCATGGCAAGATAGTCAGTGTCGGTGATCCAAAGACCGTTCTGGCAGAGCTTACCGAAGAAGAGCGTATGGAAGCAGCAGAAACATGA